In Nitrosophilus labii, the following proteins share a genomic window:
- the sppA gene encoding signal peptide peptidase SppA, with protein MSDFFKKLFSPITATLDFIQRYFKSLIFLLLILILVASSKEQTLQKPNLMKIELFGAILDAKEVLNKIEEAQKPNIKGVLFVVNSPGGAVAPSIEISMAIKKLKEEKPVVAYAAGTMASGSYYASIWADKIIANPGSVIGSIGVIFESANIKKLIDKIGIEPQIVKAGKYKEAGTPFREWRDFEKEEIKKVIYDTYDMFVKDVANARKLDIKNKDKFAEAHIFTARQAKDVGLIDKVGTFYEAKKEVEALSGVTKPIWKKEDRFEKFLEKLSDETSAKIVSFLLGYQLF; from the coding sequence ATGAGTGATTTTTTTAAAAAGCTTTTTAGTCCGATAACTGCTACTCTTGACTTTATACAAAGATATTTTAAATCTTTAATTTTTTTACTGCTTATTCTAATACTCGTGGCTTCTTCAAAAGAGCAGACTTTGCAAAAACCAAATCTTATGAAAATAGAGCTCTTTGGAGCAATATTGGATGCCAAAGAAGTTTTAAATAAGATCGAAGAGGCTCAAAAGCCCAATATCAAAGGGGTTTTATTTGTAGTAAACTCTCCTGGAGGAGCTGTAGCACCATCAATAGAGATATCTATGGCAATTAAAAAACTAAAAGAGGAAAAACCGGTTGTGGCATACGCTGCAGGAACTATGGCAAGTGGAAGTTACTACGCATCTATATGGGCCGATAAAATTATAGCTAACCCTGGAAGCGTGATAGGCTCCATCGGCGTAATATTTGAGAGTGCAAATATAAAAAAATTGATAGATAAAATAGGTATAGAACCTCAGATTGTTAAAGCCGGAAAATATAAAGAAGCAGGAACTCCTTTTAGAGAATGGAGAGATTTTGAAAAAGAGGAGATAAAAAAGGTTATCTACGATACATACGATATGTTCGTAAAAGATGTTGCAAATGCAAGAAAACTTGATATAAAAAATAAGGATAAATTTGCCGAAGCGCATATCTTTACCGCAAGACAGGCAAAAGATGTAGGACTAATAGATAAAGTTGGAACTTTTTACGAAGCTAAAAAAGAGGTGGAAGCTTTAAGTGGTGTAACAAAACCTATCTGGAAAAAAGAAGATAGATTTGAAAAATTTTTAGAAAAGCTAAGTGACGAGACTTCGGCTAAGATAGTCTCTTTCCTTCTAGGCTATCAACTATTTTAG
- the mqnF gene encoding aminofutalosine deaminase family hydrolase, with product MKIVKTDFILTPHKIVSGKAVAFKERVVDIEDLETLKKKYPSATIFEYEKNSCLLPGFINTHVHLEFSANRAALAYGNFLIWLNSVIKKREELVPNCDRKCIQKAIKNMLKSGTTTFGAISSYGYDMIPCVNAPQRVVYFNEVIGSNPAAADVLYNDFLQRVKESKEYADKKFIPAIAIHSPYSVHRVLAKKAIDFAKENGLLISTHFMESRAEREWLDKGVGDFKPFFEEFLNQSIPANRAKDFLTLFEGTPSLFVHCVWANEKELEIIGKEKHTIVHCPVSNRLLGNGAVDLGKTKYLGINLAVATDGLSSNYSLNIYEELKAALFVHYHIDPVTLSFDLIRAATINAAKALKIDTGEVEIGKLADLQVVKLPKDLDTIDQIPLHILLHTQKPDKVFIGGESYE from the coding sequence TTGAAAATAGTAAAAACAGATTTTATCTTGACTCCACACAAAATAGTCTCAGGCAAAGCCGTAGCCTTTAAGGAAAGAGTAGTAGATATAGAAGATCTTGAAACTCTAAAAAAAAAGTATCCAAGCGCTACAATATTTGAGTATGAAAAAAATAGCTGTCTTCTTCCGGGATTTATCAATACCCACGTCCATTTAGAGTTTAGCGCAAATAGAGCCGCTCTTGCTTACGGGAATTTTCTTATCTGGTTAAACAGCGTCATAAAAAAGAGAGAAGAACTAGTTCCAAATTGCGATCGAAAATGTATCCAAAAGGCTATTAAAAATATGTTAAAAAGCGGTACCACAACTTTTGGCGCCATTAGCAGCTACGGATACGATATGATACCATGCGTAAATGCACCGCAAAGAGTGGTATATTTTAACGAAGTTATAGGTTCTAATCCCGCGGCTGCCGATGTTTTATATAACGATTTTTTACAAAGAGTCAAAGAATCAAAAGAGTATGCAGATAAGAAATTTATACCAGCGATAGCTATCCATTCACCCTACTCCGTTCATAGAGTTTTAGCTAAAAAAGCGATAGATTTTGCAAAAGAAAACGGACTCTTAATCTCTACCCATTTTATGGAGAGTCGTGCCGAAAGAGAGTGGCTCGATAAAGGGGTTGGAGATTTTAAGCCCTTTTTTGAAGAGTTTTTAAATCAATCTATCCCGGCAAATAGAGCGAAAGATTTTCTTACATTGTTTGAAGGAACACCCTCTTTGTTCGTTCATTGTGTCTGGGCAAATGAAAAAGAGCTAGAGATTATAGGAAAAGAGAAACACACTATCGTACACTGTCCGGTTTCAAACAGACTGCTTGGAAACGGAGCTGTGGATCTTGGAAAGACAAAATATTTAGGAATTAATCTTGCTGTGGCAACAGATGGACTAAGCTCAAACTACTCATTAAATATTTATGAAGAATTAAAAGCGGCACTATTTGTTCATTATCACATAGATCCTGTCACTCTATCTTTTGATCTGATAAGAGCAGCTACCATAAATGCAGCAAAAGCTCTAAAAATCGATACGGGAGAGGTCGAAATAGGAAAACTGGCTGATTTGCAAGTAGTTAAACTACCAAAAGATTTAGACACTATAGATCAGATACCGCTACATATATTGTTACATACTCAAAAACCAGATAAAGTTTTTATAGGAGGAGAATCTTATGAGTGA
- the aroQ gene encoding type II 3-dehydroquinate dehydratase yields MKVVVIQGPNLNMLGLREQNIYGPMKLEDIHAQMRAFAEQNGMEIEFFQSNLEGEIVDKIQECLGDANGIIINPAAYTHTSIAIRDAIAAVQLPTIEVHISNIYRREEFRQKSLIAPVCAGQISGFGPFSYHLAMVAMLQIFNEMKALQEAQKQQQA; encoded by the coding sequence ATGAAAGTAGTGGTTATACAGGGTCCAAACTTAAATATGTTGGGGCTAAGAGAACAAAATATCTACGGTCCTATGAAACTAGAAGATATACATGCCCAGATGAGAGCTTTTGCCGAGCAAAACGGTATGGAGATAGAGTTTTTCCAAAGCAACCTTGAAGGAGAGATAGTCGATAAGATCCAAGAGTGCTTAGGTGACGCCAACGGGATTATCATCAACCCTGCCGCATATACACACACTTCAATTGCTATAAGAGACGCCATTGCAGCGGTACAGTTGCCTACTATAGAGGTACATATCTCAAACATATACAGACGAGAAGAGTTTAGACAAAAATCATTGATTGCTCCTGTATGCGCCGGACAAATAAGCGGTTTTGGACCTTTTAGCTACCATCTAGCCATGGTTGCTATGCTACAAATTTTCAATGAGATGAAAGCGCTTCAAGAGGCGCAAAAACAGCAACAAGCATAA
- a CDS encoding aminopeptidase P family protein, whose protein sequence is MENYILKDENAVYYDCGYSCDNEIFLKVGDETYFFTDARYSQDAKENIKEAYVVETRSLLKSVREVLRKKRVKKLVYDPKDFTVAQFEELKKSGVYLIPKPMFSWKKRAIKSDEEIELIKKSAQINKKAFDKFASFLDREGRNRSEKFLQFNSKIILSDFGERDLSFEPIFAINENAAKPHAHPTPKVLKNGDLILFDAGVKYKRYCSDRTRTSLISDGLTFEYKQSFNNSNIQKAYDLVLKAHDEAIKRARSGMRAREIDKIARDVIEKGGFGEFFVHSTGHGVGLDIHEMPFISSKSETIIEDNMVFTIEPGIYIPGEFGIRIEDMVVMRGGRAEII, encoded by the coding sequence ATGGAAAATTATATTTTAAAAGATGAAAACGCCGTATATTACGATTGTGGTTACTCTTGCGATAATGAAATATTTTTGAAAGTAGGGGATGAAACCTACTTTTTTACTGACGCTAGATATAGCCAAGATGCAAAAGAGAATATAAAAGAAGCGTATGTTGTTGAGACTCGCTCACTCCTAAAAAGCGTAAGAGAGGTACTTAGAAAAAAAAGAGTCAAGAAGCTTGTTTACGATCCTAAAGATTTTACAGTTGCACAATTTGAAGAACTGAAAAAAAGCGGGGTATATCTCATACCAAAACCTATGTTTTCTTGGAAAAAAAGAGCTATAAAAAGTGATGAAGAGATAGAGCTTATAAAAAAAAGCGCTCAAATAAACAAAAAAGCTTTCGATAAGTTTGCCTCTTTTTTGGATAGAGAGGGGAGAAATAGGAGTGAGAAATTTTTACAATTTAACTCAAAAATCATCTTAAGCGATTTTGGCGAAAGAGATCTTAGTTTTGAGCCGATATTTGCGATAAATGAAAATGCGGCAAAACCTCATGCCCATCCAACCCCTAAAGTTTTAAAAAATGGAGATTTGATACTTTTTGACGCTGGAGTAAAATATAAAAGATACTGCTCTGATAGAACGAGAACTTCTCTTATTAGCGATGGATTAACATTTGAGTATAAGCAGAGTTTTAATAACTCAAATATACAAAAAGCATACGATCTAGTTTTAAAGGCGCACGATGAAGCGATAAAAAGGGCTAGAAGTGGGATGAGAGCCAGAGAGATAGATAAAATAGCAAGAGATGTGATAGAAAAAGGGGGTTTTGGAGAGTTTTTCGTACACTCAACCGGACACGGCGTAGGACTTGATATCCATGAAATGCCTTTTATCTCCTCAAAAAGCGAGACTATAATCGAAGATAATATGGTTTTTACTATAGAGCCCGGTATATATATACCAGGAGAGTTTGGTATAAGAATCGAAGATATGGTGGTGATGAGAGGTGGTAGAGCCGAAATTATTTGA